The segment TTCATGACATGATGGACCCCAGTCTATGGtgtgtacaaacacaaacacatgttgggGGCCTCAGTTTGGTAACATGCTAACAAAGACACCACCTTTCTAAGCTGAATTTCAAATGATTCAACATAACTTTTTGAAATTTCCCACTTTTAAGCCTGTTGCTGTGACGTCAGTGATATTTCTGTGACGTTATAGTGGAAGTAAGGGTAAATTTGAAGATATTACAGCTGATCAATTACTCACATCACCTATGACATCTTTGTGAAATCTTTGTAACTTTCACATTGTCACAGTGTTTTAGGGAATCAGATAAATATCAATGGAATGTGGATTCGTATCCTTCTGggaaaagtttttaaaatgtgttgagaaACAGTTCTTCCAGAAACTCATCATCTCATTCTTCTGTCAGCTCCTCGCGTAGTGACAGAAACTCGTACAAGCAGAGGAACGCAcatggaaatgtgttttctgtgatgaAATCAGCGACTTCCTCTCATTGATTTTTGGGACCTTATCTAAAGTGAGGCTGGAGTACACAGCTTTTCCAAATACAGCATGAGTCATCTGCTAACTCCCAATATTACATCAGCTAAAATGTTGGTTTAAAGCACCAGAGCCAAATGTCTCCTCATCTACCAGGTACAGACTCACTCTGCTGGAACCCTTTAATGAATCCTAATAAGCTTCAGCTCCCTTTCACCCCCTTTGGCTTACTAACAcatgactttttcttttaataaaccATTAGCTTAATATCCTCTGCTGAATGTACCGGTACTGTAGGGCAGCGAGGgcgcagcacacacactgtgatggagacacacacacagacgtgcacacacagagcagaaaggCAATGACACATTAGACAGAATACAGTAAGACCGTCGAGTGTCTCCCGTCAGTCATTAGGTCTGTTCAGGCATggatacacacactgatgtaaTGAGGCACAGTGAATGAGcccagtctgtgtgtgtgtatgtgtttaatagACTGAAGGATGAATTTTTTCCAGGGATGACCTGATTCTTCAGGGgagtctgagtgtgtgtgtgtgtgtgtgtgtgtgtgtgtgtgtgtgtgtgtgtgtgtgtgtgtgtgtgtgtgtgtgtgtgtgtgtgtgtgtgcatgtgtggagtTAATGGCGCATGAAATTATGTCTTCATTAGCATCTCCTCAAGATGAGCCACATGATGGGACAATAATCTTATCTGCCAGTTACAAGTCAGAAACAGAGGGTATTTGTGAGTCTAACGATCAAATGACAACAGTGAAAAGAtcattaaaaccttttatatctgtttttatttgtaccTGTTCTGgaataaagtgatttaaacacaaaaagctgCTGTCTGAACATATCTCAACGTTGCTTTTCATACGGTAAATGTCTGCATCCTTGTTTTAATAGCCATTTTTAGCGTTTTTAGCTATTCTCTAGTCGGATTCCAAATAAATGGAATAATTATCTGTGTGCTATCTGTAGTTTTTGTTGTAGTGTACTTTTTCCAGTAATTATTTACTAAGATTAgacttgtttttattacagcttCTTGTCTGTTACTGCAGAAGCATTTtgtcaaagaaagaaataatgttgatgatttaatttaataactgaaagttgaaaaatatttgtgttaaacaCTTCAACAAAATGCTGCCCTCTTCACCTTAGCTCTGACTACATCTTGCAGTCACCAGGGCTGAGATGTAAACCAGCTGCTGCGATTCCTCATAATCTTGGAAATGTGCGGCTGCTGTGCACGGATGTGGCTTTACTTTTATTGTGCAAGCGTGTGCCGACCTACCGCAGCCACTTCGGATTCAGAGTCAGATCGCATCATAGGGCAACCCAGGTCTGAGgcggtgtgtatgtgtgcatctgtatGTGAAGTGGAGAAGAGAATGACAGCCAGGAAACAGCCTCTGGTCTCATTCAGCTCTTCACCACAATAATGACAAATGAGAAGCTCCATATGTTGCAATGAGTTCTGTGTCAGGTCTGAAATGTTCAgatcaaaacaaagagaaagcaaCCTGCAGTCATCAACGTCCAGCTAATCAGGAGCTGTGAATCTTTCATTACCGTGATTGTTGTTGACGTGTTAGCACAGTTTTGATGTGCTCTTAGGGGGCGTTTAATGTGTCCTCTAGCTGTTATAGTAGAGATTCCCAGCTGtcagtgacagaaaacaactgaTTGGAGCTTTAAAACACAATGGATCCATGGACAATTTCAAACTGTGACACTTTAACTTCACTATTATTACTTCCTGATAGAACAAAACATGTGGTTACACTGGTATATTCTGTATGAATTCAGATTTTGTTTGTAGAAATACGTTGGCAGAGTCAACACATATTGTCACAGGCTTTCCTCTGTTTGAATACTTGTTTGCATACATCACGTATTAAAACACTATACACACATTAAGACCTtaacaaaactaaaacctgtTTGTTAAGTATGTTTATCTGTGGGCTATTATCACTTAGCTACTGAAATGTCCTGAGATTCTGCAGCACTGTCCCTGCTACGTGGATGTGCATATTAAAATGAAACCTGACATTCAGACACAAATCAGCCATGTGTGTCTGGCTATTTGCaaatgttaaagaaataaattgGGTAAAACGCTTATCAGcgcttccagtctttatgctaagcaaAACTGGCTTCCGTCTGTGGCCGACTAGATATGAGAGTGAAATCAATCTTCGCTTGGcagcaaataaatgtaattcaaTCGAACAATttcttgttaatgttaaaatgttaatcCAGTCCAATTAGTAATTACACTTGTCCCCTATTTATCATCCCACCTCTCCCCGATCAGTAACCAATCATAAATTCACGATGGTTTAATTTAAGTGATGctgaacagaaaaatgtaaaaagctgTTAGCAATGTGGTGCTAATTTGACTGTGACTGTATTTCTAACATTGGATATTACACATTTATGTGTAATAAAAGTGAGACTGTtttcatggtgtgtgtgtgtgtgtgtgtgtgtgtgtgtgagtgtgtgtggtgtgaaaTCAATGACTCACACATGTGCAGGTACACTCCAAATGTTCTGTGAACCCTGTCCAAAGGTGGGTGGCTGAGGGAGGGTTAGGGAGTAGTACAGAAAAGAGATTCATGAatccaaatgaaaacaaaaaataatgtgcaaacacaataaaaatgaatctaaatgttcattatttctgtaatatattgcattatatttaattattattaacagcaGTTGAAGAAAACATGGTTTTTGATGCCGTCTTTCACCAATGGCCTTGTTTTTGACACACTTTTTAGTTAGCGGTGTCACAATAAGCAAATATTTGATTAGAAATCCGCCCTCTAACTCTGTAAGTAAGGCTTCTGCATTCACACTAAAATAACCTCGGATATTTCTGGCTAAATATAGCGAACAACCAGGCCATCTCTCTGGCCCATATATGTGCTAACGCTGCAACAGACCTATATGAAAGTGGCAGACATGACTGCAGGGAGGTTTGACGGCCTGTATGGGCGATGATGTGCTGAAGTTCAGTGTGCCTTGTTAACTCTGAACAGTCTGATGAGCCCCTGCTGTAGAAAAATGTTTACAcactttgcttttctttattttttcagcagGCATTTAGAAAAAAcgtgttaataataaattaatgtcaGTTATGTTTCATTTAGGATTCAGGTGTGTGGTGGATCACTGTCTTAATGCAACGCTAACTGCTCACAGCTAATCTTAGCACTTTATTTACAATTTCCAGtgacataaaatatgaaacaaagcAAGCTTTTGTGCTTAACTGAtcaattcatttaaatgaattatttattttctggatGCACGAGCAGTCACAGCTCCAAATTTTAAAGCATGTTTGAGTagattgtttaaaatataaccGGCTTGGCCTAATGGAAATCAGTTATAATGACAATGAATTGATTCATCACTGGTCTTAAGTGAGATGATGCTACTAGAAAGCATAAAGCACAGCGTACAGCATCGTTGtcatctctctgcctctctgtggtGGCCCACACAGTCAGATGAGAGCAACGCactgagtttttctttctcGTTTTTTCTCTCAaagtctctttttctttgtcagcGCCCTGGTGATATTCATGTGATCTTAGGAGTGCTTCCAGAGCTCAGCCTGCACACCCCCCACACCCCTGCCTACTGGCAAGCCTCTGCAGCGTGGCTTGGAAATCAGCAGCAGACATAGCGAGGATGCACTGTGGCGAGCCAAACCATAATGCTGCCCAAACTGATGGAGATGAGCTGCAGAGGGGGGATGGGTGTAGAAAGAGGAGGTGTGACTGTGTCAGCATCTGTGAATGCGCATTTATCTACAGGAATATGGTAATCcagcacacagacatgagaATATGTGGATATTTAATGTCTGTACGTACACAAAATAGccactgtttaataaaaactggGATATAAGGGGAGAGAACTGTAAAAAAAGACCTGTTCTTTAGGGTTACAGTGGGATTTTGAGGTTTTAGGAGGTGGGGGATTCTTTCCAACATTTCTTTGATCTCCTGAAGTGGCCTGAGGATTTTGCAGCCTGCTGTGAGTGGAGCGGCTGGGTGGAGGCTAAGTATatggtgaggtgtgtgtgtgcgtgtgtgtgtgtgtgtgtgtgtgtgtaattgaaCATATAAAACCAAGGttacacatgaaaacattacagTGCATAACATCACACTGAAAGCTAATTGTTTTAATGAGAATATGTGTCAGGTGAGATTTATATGAGAGGCTGTGTAGTTCATAAATCAtgcttacacacatacacacgcctttgtctcacacacactatCATTCTCGCTCACACTCTCACATACACCATTAAAGCTTTAAGAGTcttaatgaaaacaaacctgCACTTGCTCCGAGTTGCTGCAAGCAAGGAACATTTAAATCAAGCCATGGTGCGTTTATGGACAATTTAAAATTcaccacattttgttttaattagagcAAATTTACCAAGAGTTGTTCTCTTTATGTAGCTATCTGTCTTCTCCATGTATAAGATCTAAGCCAATCAGAAACCTGTACCTAATTTCACTACAATATACACTCATTCTCTGCCTTTTAAATTTCACACAACATATATAGTGTAATCTTATAattaacatacacacaaattGCCAAATTGTCGGCCAAGATGCTGAACACCTACTGCAACTAAATATGAGCATGCAGCAAAAACATACGCCTGCACATTCAGTGACAGTCCACTAAACGTAGTGTTAAGGTGCTGTGTGAAAGGTTTGGCCaatgttgtgctgcagagaaatgtttaaaagaGTGGGCTCTCATTTTTTGCTTGTGTGGCCAATCCTGCCACAGGTTTCACGCTAAGCTACCGATCAACAGTGGTGGTTCTGCACAAAGAAGTGCTGCCTTAAGGCACTGAATAAGATGATTGCAAGCTACCAAACACAGATGCAAATGTAGactttataatattaaaaatttGAATTGCAAATGTTCAAGAGCCAGGAAATGTGTAATGCTGCAAGGGTACGCACAAAGCATTTTGGTGAGACACAATGAGCATTAAcataattgtgtttgtgtacaagAAAACTACCATCATAGTGTCCAATTAGGGTGAAATACTGTGATGCTGTGTTCATAAAGATGTAAGATTTGTAATCTTGATGGCCTCCCATAGATTTACTGTACTTAATTTACTCTTATGTTGACTAATGTTTTGGTCCTCTGCGTGGTGAAACTCACTATTTGTCCTTCAAGTGAATGAATAAAAGCATGAAGATTACTGGATCTGTTAACCCAGGGCAAAGCACATGTGCACCTTATCTTGCGGAGGTGGTAAAGCACAGAGAAAGTATATTAGCGTGATATATGAGGAGGCAGCCTGAGCAAACAAACAGGAATTACCTGTTACACAAGGATGATatcacacagagtccatgtgATACATTTGCAAATACAGCAGAGAGTTGGTGGGCTGAGAGTGTAGCTAACAGGAGGAAATGTCACTTGTCTCTCCCCGTTTTTGGTCTGTCTCCACTTATAAAACTCCCATAAAACCAATAATGTTGTGCAGATGTAGACATTTTGCCCCTGAGCTAACGATATAGCAGGCGCAGTATGCCGAGAATGCCTTTGATCAAGGTTTTATGAAGAAGAAGGCCTCTTTGATGATTTTGCTGACATTTCCAGGAGACTTTAAAGACTCGAGTCGGGCTAATCAAATCAGTGTGCATTTTCTCTCTTCGAGGTTAGGTGGCATGGATGCGGCCAGCCTCTAAGTAGCTCGGTTTTTTATGGCTTGAAGATGAGGAGACATTGTGTCTAAGTGCtttctgaatgaatgaaaagacgTTTGGATTTTCTCTACAGATGCTTGTCCTTCAGCAGACCTCTTAATGTGAATGAAACGCACGTTTGCCTCCATGTAagtgctgaaaacacacatcctTCAGCTTCCTTCACTTAACCACAGAGAAATATTGGTTATTTAATTCATCTGCATATTTAAACTTTATCTTAACATCTTCATGCTACTGTGTTGTTCATACAGTAGCATTTTATTGTCTTTACTCTGGAATAAAGTAGCTGTTACCCACTGACCTGGCGCAGTCGTGGTGTGTTGCTTTATAAATTCTGTTTACATTTATCTCTCTGGGGGACACAGGATGTGTCTCTGTCCTTTGTTTAAGCAGTGACCTTTTAAAAAGCCAATGCAACTTCACCCTGCAACTGATTTCTGATGCaaatgcactcacacactcacacaaacttGCATATGAAAACACACCTGTACTGATATGTTCTGATCACTCAGACAAACCTAGAGCTCAGTACTGAATTACACAGGGATTCATTTTATGACTGCACAGACAGTAAAATGGCAAAGTGTCTCATTTTGGTGACAAATTATTGCAGGTCTTTACACAGTGTAATCAAACTCTCTGATTACATGATCTGAACCTCCACAGTGCCACTTTGTATTACTAATCCGGGGTCCTGTTGTGGTCACAGTGGCACAGAGTCCGTGAGATGCCATTTCTGTGGCGGCTTCAATTTTGAAAATGTCCAGGCCATTAAATCACCCAAGTGCTGTCGGACAAATCTGTCTGATCAGACctatttctgcagcatttctgCCACCTGAGAAACGTGGATCTCTCAGGTTTGGGGTATCTTTTGTCAGTAAATGGAGCTGAGACATAAGAGCTAAATGAGGCCCTCTTCCAGAAGGCAGCATTGTATTGTACTGTGGACCAGCTGCAGATCACAGCAGATAATACTCTATCATGCTAACATTGTATCATTCATCACTGTATCATTCAATTTCCTCACAATGACAACATTAGTTGGTACTAAAACTGTAGCTGACCAGCTATCTGCTAACATGCTAACCAGTAGTACTAGTCACATTTCCTTTGATTTGTTCTGCACTGGGCCATTAAAAGTGGACTCTGTCAAAATGACCATTAAAAAAAGGTCTgctattgtttttatatttacacaacAGAGACTTTATACTGCTAGTTGCAGTAAACAGGCACGTCCTGTGTCTTTCAATAAACAAATGCAAGTTCTGAATTCAGGCGGGGGCCCACATGTGGCATCCGTGTGTTGCAGCCTGTGGTGTCAAGATTTAACAGGCaatcacatttcttcttcacACCCCACTGACTGTGAGCTTTTTGAAATGGTCGGACGACAGACTGATAATTACATTGACACTTCCTGCATCGGCCCGTGAGTGATGTTGTACACGGGGGCGTTGTAAAGTAAATAAGAAAGAGGACACATCTGCAGTACAGGATTGAATTGTATATTATAACTGCTTCCGTACAGCTTGGATcttatttagttagttttattttctgttggtCATGACCACGGTCATGTAAACAAACCAACATTAATGTAAGGAGTATTGAATGGTTGACTGTATGTTGCTGATGGCCTGATACAGACAGAAGCTGAATTAAATTGATTAAACTGAGACATCATTACATTATGCGGCTATGAAAAGATCAGCTCCCTTTGGGGATGTCAGTGGATGTGATGTAGACAGAAACATGTCTCCAAATTAATGCTGATGTTCACCATCTGCTGCTAACAAGCTGGACATTATCTCATGATGTGTTCAcagcttgtttctgctgccccGAGTGGacaaaacatttagttaaaGCTGCTTTAAGGTAATAGTAATATGTAATAAAAGTGATAGTAATAGTGTCggcattttgggaaatataCTCATTTACCAATGTTTTCAGCAAAACAtccaacattttataaaatgtcgGAGGTAAAAGgtcatttttctgtttggtAACTGGGGTAAAATACCTAAGTAGCACCACAATGAATGGGATCACTGGGGTGATACATGTCACACACTGACCATTAGTCACACTTAGGTTACATTTGCAAAATTCAAGGGGATTGGGTTTGTTTACCTTATGGGTCATATATTGTGAGACCAATTAAACCCCATTCATTCTTTTTCCACAGCTAACGCACACAGATAGTTTTCTTGGTCTGTTGCCCCCAATTTCCCCAACAAGGCTCTTCCATCACAACCCTCTAATACCCATACAACATGTAGGCAGAGCTGCAGGGGGGTGGGAGGGTAACAACTCATATCCCTCCCCACTTTCCCTCTCTCGGGCAGGGTGATGATCTGTAAAGAGAATCATTAAGACGCAATTTGTGACtgtgacgcacacacacacacacacaggaacacacacacacacacacacgttgccTGGAGAAGGCTATCCATCACCAGCAGGCCCATCCCTCACTGTGAAAAAGATGCAGAGGTTTGCTGCGTGTCTGTCTGACCTGTGACCTCAAAGATGTATGTGTCTGAACAAGCATACACACTCAGAAATACAACAATATGTGGTACGGTGCTGACAAACACCTTCCAGTCCATGAGACAATGTGCCTTTGGGTCCAGGTATGTCCACACCAGGAACACACCCACACGACTGCAGACCAACTGCTCTGTAACTGTTTTGCGTCTCTTTGTGATTGTTTcagttcaaattaaaaacatgttgcttctctttgttttttccttttgtgtctctcttgtggttgttttgcatgtttacaTTGGCAttctttgtggttattttgcCACCCATTACCACTATTTTGCTTGTCTTTGCCATTGTTTGCGTATTGAGTCTTTGTAATGATTTTGCcttcatgttaaatgtttattccCAAACAGAGGCTCTGGCCCAGTAACCCTTTGACCCCTCAGGCTATCCAATAACCCACGTTTTGACCCCTAGCAGAGCCCGTCTCCTTTAAAAATGTCCTTGAGAGAGACACTCGAGTTCCTTTTCTggcctgctgctgtgtgtgaccTCCATCATGAAAGTCACACATATGTAatttatgcaaaaacacaattacccaattatattttttgcataatgagaagaaagaatgaaagaggGGATATAATGGAGGACTCGTATTGAGGGGAAATAACTCCTGCTTTCTGCTTGTTGACCCTCCTGTCTCTTTGACCATAATAACTCCAGCCCTCATCCAAATAATGAGTAATTGTTGCAGACCTGCTATCAGAGGGGCCTGGGTGTTAACAGGCAGCATTCTTTCCCCTGCCTTTCTTTGATGAAGGGTTCTTCTGCTGGAAATCTAATTCTTCCATCCTGCAGgatgttttcattgtatttgAGAGCTTTCCCTTAACAACGCCCAGCGCTGGAGCTCGGCAACCTCTTCCACTAGGTTCCTATGGTAAcaacccagtgtgtgtgtgtgtgtgtgtgtgtgtctttgagatGAGCGATTGTCtatgtttgtgtgcgtgtgtgttcattATGGCAGTGTGGCttatttttacataatgaaTCAATTATCAAGGCTGCAGAGGGAGCTCATTTGAATAATCGCAGACAAAAACGCTCCACACAACATGATTGTACTGAGCATCTTCACATGATCAGTGTTTCCCTTGGAAAAGGTGcaacactgtctgtgtgtgtgtgtgtgtgtgtgtgtgtgtgaggagaggGGAGTGTGTATAATGGGACATCCAACTGACATCATTTGTCTGCCAATCTGCCTCCTCCTTCCCAAACCCAGCCTCCATAATTGCCTCACTGAGTAGGACTATGACAGATACAGAGTCTCTATTTTTAAACAGTTCACCGTGTTGGAGAAAGAGTCACACTGCCCCCTGCTGTCCAGTGTTGGTGCACGATTCTGGCTACAGCAAGACTAAAGCTTAATGTAAAGCCATCATGGCATGTCAGTGAACAAGaatctaattttaaaatcactttaagTCTCTTAAACTGCGTATAAGCAGGTGTTTAAGCCTCTGTTGTGATTATTCTTCTCTTTTCAAACTTCTTTTACATTGATAAACTCTTACAAACTAATATGTGATTTTGTTatctgtcatttctgtttttaattagcaGCGTCTTTTGTAATTAAGATCTAAGGAGGTTAATTAGGACTTATACCTACTgctaaaaacactttttggaTTGACACCTGCAGCTTTAAGGCCTTGTTATtaatacatgcacaaacaaaaggAGAGCTTcacctcaaaaacaaaagcaaaagcaattAAATaaccagatttattttaaaattttccTTATTTATTAAGAGCACAACAAGGGAAAACTAAGAAATACAGCATTATTATTCTCTGTAGCTctaataatgataaaattaaacataataaaaacatgctgaTTCACATTACTTAAACTGAGCTAAGCAGCAAGTAGCACAACTACACCACCCTGTGGTCTTTAATAGAAGTacattcatttacttttattccACTTTCATATTCACAGGGGTACAGGACGTTTTATATTTAGACTGCGTTCCAGTCTCTTATAGAACAGGAAACTAGATATTGAAGGGCCGACCACTTTTATGCTCGAGTCCTCAACAATGTAAAGAACATCATCGTACATATCTGCAAAATTCGCTTCTTTGCAGATCTGAATTAGTTTGTGTTTCGAATGCTCCCCCTTCTTATAGCAGACTTCATGAACTCTTAATGTCGACTGCTTATCCTCCACCAAAGTCTTCAGCTTTTCCAAGGCCCGTTGGACCCTGAAAGAACCCAGGGAAGGCTGCTTCTCAGTCAAACATATCCGCACAAGGTCGGATCCTTTGGCTTCTTCAACGGATGCATATAGACCGCTCAAGCATCTGTCGTACTCCTTCTTGTCTAGTTTTTCGATGTACCTGAATATGTTGGAGTCGACCCAGATGCATTCACCCTCTGGATCCTCCGAACATCCTGCCGACAGGTCTTCTGTTTCCCCAGCGCTGCTCTtccaggacagagagacatCTTTAGGTTTGGTGTTAGTGACTGATGAGGTGCTCTGATACATTCCCTTCAGATAGTTAGAGTCTAAATGAGTGCTTCGTACggtctctgctgctgacatcgtgtctgttctgctgtgtttttgtgaaatacCATCTACTTCTGGACCTGATGAGGAAGATCTAATCCCTGCATTCATCTCCTCCCTGGACAGTTGTCTGGTTTTGGCCTTTGCTCCCTCGGTGCTGTATTTTGTGATCAGTTTGAGCCTGGACCCAGCTTtcagctcttcctcttcatcagtGTCTGGGTCACAAAAGCTTTGTACGTTCTGACTGGCAGAGTTGTGAGTTTTTGCATTTGAGAGCAGGCTTTGGACTTCAGCTGCCTCACCTGTGCTCTGTTGGAGTGCTGATAAGCCGTTTGAGGCTGCTGGCTTCAGCTTAGCTTTAGAACCGCTGCAGCTTACAGAGTCGAGAAACTTGTGATGAGATATTACCGTTGGATTAGGAGGAGACTCTCTAAGTGTGATGGTACCAGTTGGGACTGTGGATTTAAGCTGGCTGGCCCTGTGGATGAGGTCCTCTCTCAGGGCCTTGATGGCAGCGAAAGGCCCCTCAATTGTGGCTTTCCTGTCGTGGGACAAAGGCTGGAAACGTATGGACCTGTGAGCTGCTCGCAGACTCTGAATCAACGATGCTTGATCACTGTTGAATAATGAAAGGTCGACCTGAGCCCTGGAGACATAGAAAAACACCTGCAGCACAAGAAACCATCTGAATCAGTACCTTACATCACTGGATATTTGAGTTCTGACGCAGAGGTGAACTTACTGAAGGTGGCGTATTAGCGATGGTCATACTTACATCTCTGGTGAAGGGGAACACGGTGAGAAGGTATTTTTCAGGAAACGTGCTGTCTTCCATGATCTGTTGCTCCTTTCTCGCCACCCTCTCTGCATCTGCCAAGAAACAGTTGTGCTGTGTTCTCCGCCCGTGTAAACATTACAAAGATACTTCATGAACCCATAAAGCCTAATGCCTCTGATGTTCTACCAGTGTATTGTTGGCTCGCTTACGACAAATTAAACCATTTATCAGCTGGGCGTACATTTAAGCGACatttcatgtaaataaatatttgatttatacTAAGCCTCTCTACATAATGCACAGTATACTGTGGCTGTGTTCGAAACCACAATTTATTCCCATGGGAACCAATTATAGCATATAACAGGAGCTTTGATGCATTCAAAAGCTCACTACTCTGTGGGGCGTTCAATGACTTGTCAGTGTTCCATTTTACAACATAAAGCTGGCAGCTGAAATGAGGGCAGATCTGACATTTTGAAAGTATTTTTCAGAGTATTTGACAGTTGCAGGTCTAGGTTTTTCTAAAATGCACGGGAACCCTGAATTTAATTTGCATCCACTGACGGCAGCGTCTGTTTGCGCCTCTCACAGATCTAATAATCATCCAATCTTCTGAGATACCCATCTGTTGCatgtaaacatttgtgtttctttaatacAGATATCTGGATATTACACACAAGAAAAATGTTGATACTTTTTATTTGACAGCATAAGATACTGGAACAAAGCCGAGTATATTCTGTTAAACTGATGTTTCACTGTGAACCTCCCTGTGCAGAATGACACACTGTTATTCTGTTGAACCAAACACGTCTGGTGTGTTTTCGTACAGCTGAAACCTCCAGAGTACACACTGTGGACTTTTCAGAGGAGGAGACGTCTTAATTTATGTAGTTGAAATGAGATTTCTTGCAGTATTAGAGATTATGGGTGGATGTGGGAGGaggataaatgtgtttattgttagCATCTAATCTGTTTTGTCCACTAACTACTACTCAAAGCAAAATGTTTGGATCTGTCTAAAAACTTGCCATCTTTGTTATTTCCTGTCATAATCTTTGTTTGAATCAGGACAAAGAGGCACAAGTTAAGAATCaggttaaaaatgttttatatctgcagcagagaaaatatTGTTTAAGCCAGAAGGTTAATTAACCTTTAAGGTTTCTGAACTCTTTCAGAACCTCAGTGAGGATTATAAAATGCCCCTTTCAAGGGTGGACATGTTTGATGTTAAGAACACCG is part of the Anabas testudineus chromosome 2, fAnaTes1.2, whole genome shotgun sequence genome and harbors:
- the LOC113162909 gene encoding uncharacterized protein LOC113162909, translated to MSAAAMERDLSDESRTVVVSGVPDVLPACRMGDKLTIHFQTRRRSHGGDVEVVTYPTSMGGVAFVTFDRAEDAERVARKEQQIMEDSTFPEKYLLTVFPFTRDVFFYVSRAQVDLSLFNSDQASLIQSLRAAHRSIRFQPLSHDRKATIEGPFAAIKALREDLIHRASQLKSTVPTGTITLRESPPNPTVISHHKFLDSVSCSGSKAKLKPAASNGLSALQQSTGEAAEVQSLLSNAKTHNSASQNVQSFCDPDTDEEEELKAGSRLKLITKYSTEGAKAKTRQLSREEMNAGIRSSSSGPEVDGISQKHSRTDTMSAAETVRSTHLDSNYLKGMYQSTSSVTNTKPKDVSLSWKSSAGETEDLSAGCSEDPEGECIWVDSNIFRYIEKLDKKEYDRCLSGLYASVEEAKGSDLVRICLTEKQPSLGSFRVQRALEKLKTLVEDKQSTLRVHEVCYKKGEHSKHKLIQICKEANFADMYDDVLYIVEDSSIKVVGPSISSFLFYKRLERSLNIKRPVPL